From a region of the Listeria monocytogenes ATCC 19117 genome:
- a CDS encoding ABC transporter ATP-binding protein → MLKRFFSYYKPYRTLFIIDFGCAVLAAILELAFPVAVNHVIDTLLPGKDFGLIITAALALLFFYILNTFMQYIVTYFGHMLGLNIETDMRRDLFSHLQKQPFGFYDNQKTGKLMSRMTTDLFEIGEVAHHGPEDIFISIMSLFGAFFLMLNINVKLAISTFILVPILTVLIVYFNKRMTKVTTGIFKDLGNFNAGVENAISGVRVVQAFANEPHEKGRFRVLNQAYRQSKLMFYKVMGLSFSFNYFLMRLISLFALLFGAYFTINGEISYGEFVGFILLTNVFIRPIEKINNVIESYPKGFAGFKRFLEVMDTEPAIQDEKDAKPAKAFRGDIAYNHVSFEYSDGKNVLNHINLSIKAGETVAFVGPSGAGKTTICNLLPRFYDVSAGEITIDGENIKRFTLPSLRAQIGVVQQDVFLFSGTVRENIAYGKLDASDEEIEHVVKLAHLSKVVEEMPDGLDTIIGERGVKLSGGQKQRLAIARMFLKNPPILILDEATSALDTETEQVIQASLEELAEGRTTLIIAHRLATIKHADRIIVVNETGIAETGTHNELLAQDNGAYKRLYDAQFNTI, encoded by the coding sequence ATTCTAAAACGCTTTTTTAGTTATTATAAGCCGTATCGAACACTTTTTATCATTGACTTTGGTTGCGCCGTCTTAGCAGCTATTTTGGAGCTGGCTTTTCCAGTCGCGGTTAACCACGTGATTGATACATTACTTCCAGGAAAAGATTTTGGGCTGATTATTACTGCGGCACTTGCCTTATTATTCTTCTACATACTTAACACATTTATGCAGTACATTGTCACTTATTTTGGACATATGCTTGGTCTTAACATAGAAACAGATATGCGTAGAGATTTATTCAGTCATTTGCAAAAACAACCATTTGGCTTTTACGACAATCAGAAAACCGGAAAATTGATGTCACGAATGACGACTGACTTATTTGAAATTGGTGAAGTAGCGCATCATGGTCCAGAAGATATTTTTATTTCGATTATGTCCCTTTTCGGTGCTTTTTTCTTAATGTTGAATATCAATGTGAAATTAGCGATTTCGACGTTTATTCTAGTACCGATTTTGACTGTATTAATTGTTTACTTCAACAAACGAATGACCAAAGTAACAACCGGGATTTTTAAAGATTTAGGGAATTTTAATGCTGGAGTGGAAAATGCAATTAGCGGGGTGCGTGTCGTGCAAGCATTCGCCAACGAACCACATGAAAAAGGGCGTTTTAGAGTGCTCAACCAAGCGTATCGTCAGTCAAAATTAATGTTCTACAAAGTGATGGGCTTGAGTTTTTCGTTTAACTATTTTCTGATGCGATTGATTAGTTTATTTGCCCTTTTATTCGGAGCTTATTTTACGATTAATGGCGAAATATCATACGGGGAATTTGTCGGATTTATCTTGCTAACAAACGTGTTCATTCGACCAATCGAGAAAATCAACAACGTAATCGAAAGCTATCCAAAAGGCTTTGCAGGGTTTAAGCGATTCCTAGAAGTCATGGATACAGAACCAGCAATCCAAGACGAAAAAGACGCAAAACCAGCCAAGGCGTTCCGCGGTGACATTGCTTACAACCATGTATCTTTTGAATATAGCGATGGGAAAAATGTGCTAAATCATATAAATCTTTCTATCAAAGCCGGCGAAACCGTTGCCTTTGTTGGGCCAAGTGGAGCTGGGAAAACGACGATTTGTAATTTGTTACCACGTTTTTACGATGTGTCAGCTGGAGAGATTACAATTGACGGTGAAAATATTAAACGATTTACTTTACCGTCTTTACGAGCACAAATCGGTGTCGTGCAACAAGATGTCTTTTTGTTTTCCGGTACAGTTCGCGAAAATATTGCGTACGGAAAATTAGACGCTAGCGATGAAGAAATCGAGCATGTCGTGAAACTTGCCCATCTTTCCAAGGTAGTAGAAGAAATGCCAGATGGTCTTGACACCATCATTGGTGAGCGCGGAGTCAAACTTTCTGGGGGACAAAAACAACGGTTAGCTATTGCGCGAATGTTTTTGAAGAACCCACCGATTTTAATTTTAGATGAAGCGACGTCAGCACTTGATACGGAAACAGAGCAAGTGATTCAAGCCTCGCTAGAAGAGTTAGCGGAAGGAAGAACGACTTTAATTATCGCGCACAGACTCGCAACGATTAAGCATGCCGATCGAATTATCGTTGTAAATGAAACGGGCATCGCAGAAACTGGGACGCATAATGAGCTTTTAGCGCAAGATAATGGTGCCTATAAGCGATTATATGATGCTCAGTTTAATACGATTTAA
- a CDS encoding MucBP domain-containing protein encodes MSKNVKKIVITILALIMTVGLASGFISPIKASAATNNFTVKVEYVDADGAEIAPSDTLTDYHYVSTPKDIPGYKLREIPHNATGNITDTGIIVRYIYDKIIDVSYVDETGKDLLPVVEIIDSEAAILETIPDYTFVRKDISIDGLHIIFRYKKNISTIPEFGKPNQVTVNYLDENNTSIAPSLYLSGLFNEAYNVPMKKIKGYTLLKYDSEILGVFTESPQTINIIYQKKAPEQAPSMEPLPDTAVPENPPVEKAKIKKSKIETTEKRTISKAKIEPKALKLTKVEQKKQETKDRLPKTGDSSVNLLITCLGIIAISCGVYLLVQQSQKRCRKE; translated from the coding sequence GTGAGTAAAAATGTAAAAAAAATAGTGATAACAATCTTAGCATTAATAATGACAGTAGGATTGGCGAGTGGGTTTATCTCACCTATAAAAGCAAGTGCAGCCACAAATAATTTCACGGTTAAAGTGGAATATGTTGATGCAGACGGAGCCGAGATTGCTCCTTCAGATACATTAACTGATTATCATTATGTATCTACACCAAAAGATATTCCTGGCTATAAATTAAGAGAAATACCTCATAATGCGACAGGCAATATCACAGATACTGGGATTATCGTGCGTTACATATATGATAAAATAATCGATGTAAGCTACGTAGATGAAACTGGCAAAGACTTATTACCAGTAGTAGAAATCATCGATAGCGAAGCAGCTATTTTAGAGACAATACCTGACTATACATTTGTAAGAAAAGACATTAGCATAGATGGCTTGCATATCATTTTTCGCTATAAAAAGAATATTTCTACCATTCCAGAGTTCGGGAAACCGAATCAAGTCACTGTAAATTATCTGGATGAAAACAATACTTCAATTGCCCCGTCATTATATTTGAGCGGACTTTTCAACGAAGCATACAATGTTCCGATGAAAAAAATTAAAGGTTATACTTTATTAAAATACGATTCGGAAATTCTTGGCGTTTTTACCGAATCACCACAAACAATCAACATCATTTATCAAAAAAAAGCGCCTGAGCAAGCACCAAGCATGGAACCATTACCTGATACAGCTGTTCCAGAAAATCCGCCAGTAGAAAAAGCAAAAATAAAGAAATCAAAAATAGAAACCACAGAAAAGCGAACTATATCAAAAGCAAAAATCGAACCAAAAGCATTGAAATTAACCAAAGTTGAACAAAAAAAACAAGAGACGAAAGATCGCTTGCCAAAAACAGGTGATAGCTCGGTAAATTTATTAATTACGTGCCTCGGAATTATTGCCATATCGTGTGGCGTTTACTTACTCGTACAACAAAGCCAGAAGCGTTGTCGTAAAGAATAG
- a CDS encoding Rgg/GadR/MutR family transcriptional regulator: MVAYGELIREVRLSKGLTQKEVYTGVISKSYAIGFEKGKHDITLVLFEEILERVMLSSDEFFFMNRGYSLAEEDNFWYKFANAANQKSLADLQELYQEVLQQTGDRANLRKAIVHSRMEINEQFLLNNRFDVSIVSEKDKAVIQTYLWKVQSWTLEEIRIFANSVDYFEEDVQIYFFQLVLKSLEKYKHYDRGKKVFSTLLSNIIEELITRNQLEYAAQLLEILHELSSTHDCAFYRIMHNYYQGLIWMKNDQVEQGLKESKSAIRILDVLDYKSLAQLYNTLLQQFLEKENIQIV, from the coding sequence ATGGTTGCGTATGGTGAGTTAATTCGCGAAGTACGACTTTCAAAAGGATTGACGCAAAAAGAAGTTTATACAGGGGTAATTTCAAAATCATATGCAATAGGTTTTGAAAAAGGAAAACATGATATTACATTAGTACTATTTGAAGAAATTTTAGAACGAGTAATGCTAAGTTCGGATGAATTTTTCTTTATGAATAGAGGTTATTCTTTAGCGGAGGAAGACAATTTTTGGTACAAATTTGCAAATGCAGCTAATCAAAAAAGTTTGGCAGACTTACAAGAATTATACCAAGAAGTGTTGCAGCAAACAGGAGATAGAGCCAATCTAAGAAAAGCAATTGTCCACTCAAGAATGGAAATTAATGAACAATTTCTATTAAATAATCGATTTGACGTTAGTATTGTTTCTGAGAAAGATAAAGCAGTTATCCAAACGTATTTGTGGAAAGTCCAATCATGGACACTAGAAGAAATTCGGATTTTCGCTAATTCAGTGGACTATTTTGAAGAAGATGTACAAATTTATTTTTTTCAATTGGTCTTGAAGTCACTCGAAAAATATAAACATTACGATCGTGGCAAAAAAGTATTTTCCACGCTTCTATCCAATATAATTGAAGAACTAATTACCCGTAATCAATTAGAATATGCCGCGCAATTATTAGAAATACTGCACGAACTGTCTTCTACGCATGACTGTGCTTTTTACCGGATTATGCATAATTACTATCAAGGCTTAATCTGGATGAAAAATGACCAGGTCGAACAAGGCTTAAAAGAGTCTAAAAGTGCCATTCGAATTTTAGATGTACTGGATTACAAATCCCTTGCACAACTTTATAATACATTACTTCAACAGTTTTTAGAAAAAGAGAATATCCAAATAGTTTAA
- a CDS encoding transposase translates to MPKKLYNEKFKKSLVYLYHQGTPKYTLCNDFGVSIASLTRWIKFYNTENIDLNEATNILQMYELKKQKSVLEAEISALSEAITIFNMETSSVEN, encoded by the coding sequence ATGCCTAAAAAATTATATAATGAAAAATTCAAAAAAAGTCTAGTCTATTTGTATCACCAAGGAACACCAAAGTATACGCTATGTAATGATTTTGGTGTCTCAATAGCATCTCTTACAAGATGGATTAAATTTTATAACACAGAAAATATAGATTTAAACGAAGCTACCAATATTTTACAAATGTATGAATTAAAAAAACAAAAATCGGTACTAGAGGCAGAAATTTCTGCTTTATCAGAAGCTATCACGATTTTTAACATGGAGACGAGTAGTGTCGAAAATTAA
- the psiE gene encoding phosphate-starvation-inducible protein PsiE yields the protein MKRLEKISSIVPILLRITLNLALIMVGFTLVAFLIREAFTIFNNIFFLDTDVSYYYMTQDILTFFLYFEFIALIVKYFESHFHFPLRYFIYIGITAIIRFIIVDHSSATSTLILSGAILLLVAALFLANTKMLKREG from the coding sequence ATGAAACGATTAGAAAAAATTTCTTCTATTGTTCCCATCCTGCTACGAATCACCCTAAATCTGGCGCTTATTATGGTCGGTTTTACCCTTGTTGCTTTTTTAATTAGAGAGGCATTTACGATTTTCAATAATATTTTCTTTTTAGATACAGACGTTTCTTACTATTATATGACACAAGATATTTTGACGTTTTTCCTTTACTTTGAATTTATTGCGCTGATTGTTAAATATTTCGAATCTCATTTTCATTTCCCGCTGCGCTATTTCATTTATATTGGTATCACAGCGATTATTCGATTTATTATTGTCGACCACTCTAGCGCAACTTCGACGCTAATACTTTCAGGCGCGATTCTTTTACTCGTCGCTGCACTGTTTTTAGCTAATACAAAGATGCTTAAACGAGAAGGGTAA
- a CDS encoding diguanylate phosphodiesterase, giving the protein MLNQKYQLLLQNEYDTKSGDLVKKEIVAIKKTKNLLEDLTTHLLCVTNQTEYGKFINWYEMEVKKVLQVYPNQHFIVKISFQQLYFRETMLLLENLQKDSRRITIELVGDSQISPNSKEHFSAEDSDAFLKGKLKMLRKWHYFISKHIESGAIEQTLIFTPYIDELKYSLTQKSKLLNNITELKFFLSFWKNWAELRFVDFLVLVDEKNEFVSYVLLPDELNVRCKMYENFGGMVSE; this is encoded by the coding sequence ATATTAAATCAAAAATATCAATTACTACTTCAAAATGAGTATGATACTAAAAGTGGTGATTTAGTCAAAAAAGAAATAGTTGCTATTAAAAAAACTAAAAATCTCTTGGAAGATCTAACTACGCATTTGTTATGTGTTACAAATCAAACAGAGTATGGAAAATTTATCAATTGGTATGAAATGGAAGTTAAAAAAGTTCTACAAGTTTATCCCAATCAGCACTTTATTGTTAAAATTTCCTTTCAACAATTATATTTTCGGGAAACAATGCTGTTGCTTGAGAATTTGCAGAAAGATAGCCGGCGAATAACGATTGAACTAGTTGGGGATAGTCAGATTAGCCCTAATTCAAAGGAACATTTTTCCGCAGAAGACAGTGACGCTTTTTTGAAAGGGAAGTTGAAAATGTTGAGAAAGTGGCATTATTTTATTTCAAAGCATATTGAAAGTGGTGCCATCGAACAAACGCTGATTTTTACGCCCTATATTGATGAATTGAAATATAGTTTAACGCAAAAGTCGAAGCTCTTAAACAATATTACAGAATTAAAGTTTTTTCTATCATTTTGGAAAAACTGGGCCGAACTTCGATTTGTTGATTTTTTAGTTTTAGTAGATGAAAAAAACGAATTTGTATCGTATGTACTTTTACCAGATGAATTAAATGTACGTTGCAAAATGTATGAGAACTTTGGAGGAATGGTCAGTGAGTAA